The following proteins come from a genomic window of Dreissena polymorpha isolate Duluth1 chromosome 1, UMN_Dpol_1.0, whole genome shotgun sequence:
- the LOC127840233 gene encoding aquaporin-9-like gives MFCLTGKLPWKKYPLYVPCQFVGAFIGAAVTYGLYYESLFQDREQDFANVFATFPAPGVSTLTGFFDVAMGCGLLTGCTCMLIDPNNAKTASGVTPIALIFLVYGIVMCVGVQTGAPLNFAVDLSGRLFAALVGYKSFQRENVSDYWFLVVPAGCYTGTIIMVTTYQLLIGNHLPDANLDYTERDNEDRKANKENDTDLEIRRATLQSESCSVLDGVNGIHGANLNGYTMDELEIGGLIPITNSGITTNCIPEAVVQRGDINPTSIHSQLPQVASL, from the exons ATGTTTTGCCTTACGGGCAAGCTTCCGTGGAAGAAGTACCCGCTCTACGTACCTTGTCAGTTCGTAGGGGCCTTCATCGGGGCCGCAGTAACATATGGATTATACTATG AGTCGTTATTTCAAGACAGAGAACAAGACTTTGCTAATGTATTTGCGACATTTCCGGCGCCAGGTGTGTCAACTCTCACTGGCTTTTTTGATGTG GCGATGGGTTGTGGTCTTCTGACGGGCTGTACATGCATGCTGATCGACCCTAACAACGCAAAGACAGCGTCCGGTGTGACCCCAATAGCACTTATCTTTCTCGTCTACGGTATAGTTATGTGTGTCGGAGTACAAACCGGCGCGCCACTCAATTTCGCTGTTGACCTTTCTGGAAGATTGTTTGCCGCATTGGTGGGCTATAAATCGTTCCAGCGAGA AAACGTTTCCGATTACTGGTTCCTGGTCGTGCCAGCGGGCTGCTATACTGGAACAATTATAATGGTGACGACATATCAGCTGCTCATTGGGAACCATCTGCCCGATGCTAACCTTGACTACACAGAGAGGGACAACGAGGACCGTAAAGCCAACAAAGAAAATGACACAGATTTGGAAATAAGAAGAGCCACTTTACAAAGTGAAAGTTGTTCTGTTTTAGACGGCGTTAATGGCATCCATGGAGCAAATCTAAACGGGTACACGATGGATGAACTCGAAATTGGTGGACTGATCCCGATAACTAACTCAGGAATAACCACCAATTGTATTCCCGAGGCGGTGGTGCAGAGAGGTGATATTAATCCGACAAGCATCCATTCTCAGCTTCCCCAAGTAGCAAGTTTATGA